One Lysinibacillus sp. OF-1 DNA segment encodes these proteins:
- a CDS encoding M20/M25/M40 family metallo-hydrolase: protein MNNYMWNTPEKLRALLCEIVSWESRTLTKGENDFAYKLKDKLLTLPYFEKHPELIELHDAGLGRNAVSAFYKHPTATETVVLISHFDTVHTEEYGELEPLAFYPEELTKKLMESKYKEDLPEAARIDLESGNYLFGRGTMDMKMGLALHMQLIEKASFEQWPINLILTTVPDEEVNSAGMRAAVVELVRLREQHGLTYKLFLNSEPSFSQGPSDTNEYIYSGTIGKIMPAALFYGKETHVGEPLKGMTANFIASYMTQYMEWNPLFRETDLGESTPLPVSLQLKDLKMEYSTQTPYRAAALYNVFLLKRTAAEVMAIFEQVALQAMAACNEQYQKVCTREKVQGVGNVQVLRYEALLEHAIHKLGEEEVRTIKQQVLQHHAWDDREKSIRIVDQLMIRCQELAPATVLLYAPPYYPAINSSNHPLVIQSIELMKKTAQTFAIEVEQIHYFNGICDLSYVNYTDDSNEWLAFERNTPVWGDTYSIPFKEMSALQGPVLNVGPFGKDAHQKTERLHVDSAFKEMPVMIDKLIKSLF, encoded by the coding sequence ATGAATAATTATATGTGGAATACACCTGAAAAACTGCGAGCATTGCTATGTGAAATTGTCAGTTGGGAAAGCAGGACATTGACAAAGGGTGAAAATGACTTTGCCTATAAATTAAAAGATAAATTGTTAACGCTTCCATATTTTGAAAAACATCCAGAGCTTATTGAATTACATGATGCAGGGCTTGGAAGAAATGCTGTTTCGGCATTTTATAAGCACCCAACAGCAACAGAAACAGTGGTGTTAATCAGTCACTTCGATACAGTGCATACGGAGGAATATGGAGAACTAGAGCCACTAGCTTTTTATCCAGAGGAATTAACAAAAAAACTGATGGAGTCTAAATACAAAGAAGATTTACCAGAAGCGGCTAGAATTGATTTGGAGTCAGGTAATTATTTATTTGGTCGTGGCACAATGGATATGAAAATGGGACTTGCTTTACATATGCAGCTCATTGAAAAGGCAAGCTTTGAACAATGGCCAATTAATTTGATTTTAACTACTGTACCTGATGAGGAAGTAAACTCTGCTGGAATGCGAGCTGCTGTTGTGGAGCTTGTGAGACTTCGTGAACAACATGGGCTAACCTATAAATTATTTTTAAATAGTGAACCTTCCTTTTCGCAAGGGCCATCTGATACAAATGAATATATCTATTCAGGTACTATAGGGAAAATAATGCCAGCTGCTTTATTTTATGGCAAAGAGACGCATGTTGGCGAACCTTTAAAGGGCATGACCGCTAACTTTATTGCTTCTTATATGACACAGTACATGGAGTGGAATCCTCTTTTCCGTGAAACAGATTTGGGAGAAAGTACGCCACTGCCAGTTTCTTTACAATTAAAAGATTTAAAAATGGAGTATTCTACACAAACACCATATCGTGCGGCTGCACTGTACAATGTATTTTTATTAAAACGTACAGCTGCAGAAGTAATGGCTATCTTTGAACAAGTGGCATTACAAGCCATGGCTGCTTGTAATGAGCAATACCAAAAAGTTTGCACCCGAGAAAAAGTACAAGGGGTAGGGAATGTACAGGTTTTGCGATATGAGGCATTGTTGGAGCATGCTATCCATAAATTGGGTGAGGAGGAAGTGCGAACGATCAAACAGCAAGTTCTTCAGCATCACGCATGGGACGATCGTGAAAAATCTATACGTATTGTTGATCAGCTCATGATTCGTTGTCAGGAATTAGCACCAGCAACAGTTTTGCTATATGCACCACCTTATTATCCAGCAATTAATTCATCCAATCATCCACTTGTTATTCAATCGATTGAATTGATGAAGAAAACGGCTCAAACATTTGCTATTGAGGTGGAGCAGATTCATTATTTTAACGGGATTTGTGATTTAAGTTATGTTAACTACACAGATGATTCAAACGAGTGGTTAGCATTCGAACGTAACACACCTGTATGGGGAGATACGTATAGTATTCCGTTTAAAGAAATGTCTGCATTACAGGGGCCTGTATTAAATGTCGGTCCCTTTGGCAAAGATGCACACCAAAAAACAGAAAGACTGCATGTGGATAGTGCCTTTAAAGAAATGCCTGTTATGATCGACAAGCTTATTAAAAGTCTTTTTTAG
- a CDS encoding amino acid permease, whose translation MLNKGDQLHNNQLNRSMKSRHLLMLSLGGVIGTGLFLNVGYTINQAGPGGALIGYLFGGLILFMVMNCLGELAVYMPVTGSFQTYATRFISPSAGFSLGWMYFVGSAATAGVEFTAAGILMQHWFPTVPIWIWCAVFMVLLFVLNALTTKGFAEAEFWFASIKVVAVIAFIIIGGAAIFGLIPLADRPTPHLTNLAPTGLFPAGISIIFVTMMNVIFSYQGSELVGIAAGETENPEKNIPRAIRTILFRIIVFYIASIIVLSAIFPASELGLVESPFVTLMNIAGVPYAASIMNFVILTAILSVGNSCLYASTRLLFSMSQEGMAPKLFGRLTKNKVPLNALIFTMAFSLLSLLTSVMEADAVFVLLMSVAGISVTISWMGICASQLMFRYRYVKSGGNLADLKFKTPLFPLIPVFCIIFCVFILVFLAFDPTQRIGLLYGIGFFIACMIFYQLKLKNATTTDSKSEESLEIR comes from the coding sequence ATGTTGAATAAAGGGGATCAGCTTCACAACAATCAATTAAATCGATCGATGAAAAGCCGTCACTTATTAATGCTTTCACTTGGGGGTGTTATTGGAACGGGCTTATTTTTAAATGTTGGCTATACCATTAATCAAGCAGGACCAGGTGGTGCTCTAATTGGTTACTTGTTTGGTGGCCTAATTTTGTTTATGGTCATGAACTGTCTTGGGGAATTGGCTGTTTATATGCCAGTTACAGGCTCCTTCCAAACATACGCTACACGTTTCATTAGTCCTTCAGCTGGTTTTTCATTAGGCTGGATGTATTTTGTCGGGTCTGCCGCCACAGCTGGTGTTGAATTTACAGCTGCTGGGATTTTAATGCAACATTGGTTTCCAACTGTACCAATATGGATTTGGTGTGCTGTGTTTATGGTTCTTTTATTTGTCTTAAATGCTTTAACAACAAAGGGCTTCGCTGAAGCAGAGTTCTGGTTTGCTAGTATCAAAGTTGTTGCAGTCATAGCATTTATCATTATAGGTGGTGCGGCCATTTTCGGATTAATTCCATTAGCAGATCGTCCAACGCCACATCTGACAAATTTAGCACCTACTGGTTTATTCCCAGCAGGTATTTCTATTATTTTTGTCACAATGATGAATGTTATTTTCTCTTATCAGGGATCAGAGCTTGTTGGTATTGCAGCAGGTGAAACCGAGAACCCTGAAAAAAATATTCCAAGAGCGATTCGTACTATTCTTTTTAGAATTATAGTCTTTTATATTGCCTCCATTATTGTATTATCGGCGATATTCCCAGCATCAGAGCTTGGTCTTGTAGAGAGTCCATTTGTAACGTTGATGAATATAGCAGGTGTTCCATATGCAGCTAGTATCATGAATTTTGTTATATTAACGGCTATTTTATCAGTCGGCAATTCATGTCTGTATGCGTCAACACGTTTATTATTCTCTATGTCACAAGAGGGAATGGCACCTAAGTTATTTGGTCGATTGACTAAAAATAAAGTGCCTTTAAATGCGCTCATTTTTACAATGGCTTTCTCACTATTATCCTTATTAACAAGTGTAATGGAAGCTGATGCAGTATTTGTGTTACTCATGTCGGTGGCCGGAATCTCTGTCACAATCTCATGGATGGGGATTTGTGCTTCTCAACTAATGTTCCGCTATCGTTATGTAAAGTCTGGAGGAAATTTGGCTGATTTAAAATTTAAAACACCTCTATTTCCTTTAATACCTGTATTTTGTATTATCTTTTGTGTATTTATTTTAGTATTTTTAGCGTTTGATCCAACGCAAAGAATCGGTTTACTGTACGGGATTGGCTTCTTTATTGCCTGTATGATTTTTTATCAATTGAAATTAAAAAATGCAACAACGACAGATAGTAAAAGTGAAGAGTCACTAGAAATTCGTTAA
- a CDS encoding GGDEF domain-containing protein, with amino-acid sequence MKNQEKIAFSIRKEMVQSNLKGMRTVAWSLMYVSAIISLIHYGEVFFVKAERAMVPVYIAIHIAMFYIDIAVLLFVREKRIHITSVNIQKYEHLVVIYIYTIMLLITAISVMDVYFFHHAALYEVILIIICTVFALPLRKISWIILLSAPAIIASTYLSVGMSSENIKVILPMSLLIPIGIIIQYQTYKVRKQITTQHILLDEEMIKTKQLSELLAVKNKALAEQALKDPLTNLPNRRAFNQQLTKIGHQLHQPQTLTVMMIDIDYFKKFNDYYGHIQGDAVIVKVASLLAEIAEKYQAFVARWGGEEFIMISQHTEKFAEPICEEILKEVRDLKIPHRQSDIVQYVTVSIGMCHANLTMYEHLQTCCDIADQALYLAKQNGRNNYFRKMAIFDGKENASI; translated from the coding sequence ATGAAAAATCAAGAAAAAATAGCTTTTTCTATTCGCAAAGAAATGGTTCAGTCGAATTTAAAAGGGATGAGAACAGTTGCTTGGTCACTTATGTATGTATCGGCTATTATTTCCCTTATTCATTATGGAGAGGTTTTCTTTGTCAAAGCAGAAAGAGCCATGGTCCCCGTCTATATTGCCATTCATATCGCCATGTTTTATATAGATATAGCCGTATTGTTATTTGTTAGGGAAAAACGAATTCACATTACCTCTGTTAATATACAGAAGTATGAACACCTAGTTGTTATTTATATTTACACGATTATGCTATTGATTACGGCAATTTCGGTAATGGATGTTTATTTCTTTCATCATGCAGCATTATATGAGGTGATTTTAATCATTATTTGTACGGTATTTGCATTACCTTTACGAAAAATTAGTTGGATTATTTTACTTTCTGCACCAGCAATTATTGCGAGTACATATTTGAGTGTTGGCATGTCCAGTGAGAATATTAAAGTCATATTACCGATGTCTCTTTTAATTCCGATTGGTATCATAATTCAATATCAGACCTACAAGGTTCGAAAACAAATAACTACACAGCATATTTTATTGGATGAAGAAATGATCAAAACGAAACAATTATCAGAGCTGCTAGCTGTTAAAAATAAAGCATTAGCAGAGCAAGCACTAAAAGATCCTTTAACGAATCTGCCAAATCGACGAGCATTTAATCAGCAATTGACTAAAATAGGACATCAGCTTCATCAACCACAAACATTAACGGTAATGATGATTGATATTGATTATTTTAAAAAGTTTAATGATTACTATGGACATATACAGGGTGACGCGGTCATTGTTAAAGTAGCCTCCTTATTGGCGGAAATTGCAGAGAAGTATCAGGCGTTTGTTGCTCGTTGGGGTGGAGAAGAATTTATTATGATTAGTCAGCATACTGAGAAGTTTGCTGAGCCTATATGTGAAGAAATTTTAAAGGAAGTGCGTGACTTAAAGATTCCACATAGGCAATCAGATATTGTTCAATACGTAACGGTTAGTATTGGAATGTGTCATGCTAACCTGACAATGTATGAGCATTTACAAACATGCTGTGATATTGCTGACCAAGCGTTATATTTAGCTAAGCAGAACGGACGAAATAACTATTTTCGTAAAATGGCAATTTTTGACGGAAAGGAAAATGCGTCTATTTGA